Proteins encoded within one genomic window of Mycolicibacterium aubagnense:
- a CDS encoding LLM class flavin-dependent oxidoreductase: MQLSVLDLVPVRSDQSTVDAFAATVRLAKVADELGYTRYWVAEHHNMPAVAATSPPVVLGYLAAQTSRIRLGSGGVMLPNHAPLAVAEQFALLEAAAPGRIDLGVGRAPGTDPVTSIALRGPAGRSDEDIHRFPEYLDDVVALMSPGGVKVSLEGRNLLDQNYILKATPSAVSPPKLWLLGSSMYSAHLAAAKGLPYVFAHHFSGQGTEEALTTYREEFRPSEFADKPTTFMTVNACVAETRREAEELIRPNLQMMAWLRTGEPLRALDLVEDSERNELTAPQQAIVAAGMERAIVGAPAEAAQQIRDLASYFGVDEVMVSPVASARRGCDPATAPARETTLRLLAEQLL; encoded by the coding sequence GTGCAGTTGTCCGTCCTTGATCTCGTCCCGGTCCGTAGCGACCAGTCCACCGTCGATGCCTTCGCCGCCACCGTGCGCCTCGCCAAGGTCGCCGACGAGCTTGGCTATACCCGCTACTGGGTGGCAGAACACCACAACATGCCCGCGGTCGCCGCCACCAGCCCGCCGGTGGTGCTGGGCTACCTGGCTGCGCAGACCTCACGGATCCGGCTCGGCTCGGGCGGCGTGATGCTGCCCAACCATGCCCCGCTGGCGGTCGCCGAGCAGTTCGCACTGTTGGAGGCAGCCGCGCCGGGCCGCATCGACTTGGGCGTCGGGCGGGCACCGGGGACCGACCCCGTCACCTCGATCGCGCTGCGCGGCCCGGCCGGACGCAGCGATGAGGACATCCACCGCTTTCCCGAGTACCTCGACGACGTCGTCGCGCTCATGAGCCCCGGCGGCGTCAAGGTCTCTCTCGAGGGGCGAAACCTGTTGGACCAGAATTACATTCTGAAGGCCACCCCGTCGGCTGTGAGTCCGCCGAAACTGTGGCTGCTCGGCTCGTCGATGTATTCGGCACACCTCGCCGCCGCCAAGGGATTGCCGTACGTGTTCGCCCACCACTTCTCCGGGCAGGGCACCGAGGAAGCGCTGACCACCTATCGCGAGGAGTTCCGGCCCAGCGAATTCGCCGACAAGCCAACGACATTCATGACGGTCAATGCGTGCGTGGCGGAGACGCGGCGGGAGGCCGAGGAGCTGATCCGGCCGAACCTGCAGATGATGGCTTGGCTGCGGACCGGTGAACCGCTGCGCGCGCTGGACCTGGTCGAGGACTCCGAGCGAAACGAGCTCACCGCACCCCAGCAGGCCATCGTGGCCGCCGGGATGGAGCGGGCCATCGTCGGCGCACCTGCCGAGGCCGCGCAGCAAATCCGGGACCTGGCATCGTATTTCGGTGTCGACGAGGTGATGGTCAGCCCCGTCGCCTCCGCTCGCCGGGGCTGCGATCCAGCCACCGCCCCGGCCCGGGAGACGACGCTACGGCTCCTGGCCGAGCAGCTGCTCTAA
- a CDS encoding amidase: MDPRELAFAGAAQQARLLATGAVSAPELVELYLDRIRRIDPELRCYRVVLAESARAEARAAQARLDAGERLPLLGVPIAVKDDTDVVGELTTYGSSAHGSAAAADAEVIRRLRAAGAVILGKTSVPEMMIWPFTETLTYGATRNPWNPGYAPGGSSGGSGAAVAAGLAAMALGSDGMGSIRIPATWCGLFGIKPQRDRIPTSPHDDSWCGLVAYGPLARTVADAAVFLDATTDGGFSEAARRAPGRLRIALSTKVPPLVTARVGATQRAAVQQAGALLKELGHDVVERDPDYPVSAVYGHALPRYFRGVYDDVSALPHPDRLDRRTRAFARIGGLISQRRIDAIRAAEPALTARVQSVFDTVDVVITPGAASGPSRIGKYQRRGAVSTLASVAARVPFQAMFNVTGQPAAVVPWGLDDTGIPTSIQLVGRPFDEATLLSLSAQLEAARPWADRRPSIG, encoded by the coding sequence ATGGACCCTCGTGAACTGGCGTTCGCCGGCGCCGCCCAGCAGGCCCGGCTGCTCGCAACCGGCGCGGTGAGCGCGCCCGAACTCGTGGAACTGTATCTGGACCGGATTCGGCGTATCGATCCCGAATTGCGTTGTTACCGTGTTGTTCTGGCCGAGAGCGCCCGGGCGGAGGCCCGCGCCGCACAGGCCCGGCTGGACGCGGGGGAGCGGCTACCGCTGCTCGGTGTGCCGATCGCCGTCAAGGACGACACCGATGTGGTGGGCGAACTGACCACCTACGGCAGCAGTGCCCACGGATCGGCCGCCGCCGCGGATGCCGAGGTGATCCGCCGCCTGCGCGCCGCCGGCGCGGTGATCCTGGGCAAGACCTCGGTGCCCGAGATGATGATCTGGCCCTTCACCGAGACGCTGACCTATGGTGCGACGCGGAATCCCTGGAACCCGGGTTATGCACCGGGCGGCAGCAGCGGCGGCAGTGGCGCGGCGGTCGCCGCCGGTCTGGCTGCCATGGCGCTGGGTTCCGATGGCATGGGCTCGATCCGGATTCCGGCCACGTGGTGCGGGTTGTTCGGCATCAAACCGCAGCGTGACCGGATTCCCACGAGCCCACACGACGATTCGTGGTGCGGTCTGGTGGCGTACGGGCCACTGGCCCGCACCGTGGCAGACGCGGCGGTGTTCCTGGACGCCACCACCGACGGAGGTTTCAGCGAGGCCGCCCGACGAGCGCCCGGACGGCTGCGGATTGCGTTGAGCACCAAGGTGCCTCCGTTGGTGACCGCGCGGGTGGGAGCGACGCAACGCGCCGCGGTGCAGCAGGCGGGGGCACTGCTCAAGGAACTGGGCCACGATGTCGTCGAGCGGGACCCCGACTATCCGGTGTCAGCGGTGTACGGGCACGCCCTGCCCCGGTACTTCCGCGGGGTCTACGACGACGTGTCTGCGTTGCCGCACCCGGACCGGTTGGACCGCCGGACCCGCGCCTTCGCCAGGATCGGTGGGCTGATCTCCCAGCGACGCATCGATGCGATTCGCGCCGCCGAACCTGCGCTGACCGCACGGGTGCAGTCGGTGTTCGACACCGTCGACGTGGTGATCACCCCGGGGGCGGCGTCCGGACCGTCTCGGATCGGGAAATACCAGCGCCGCGGCGCCGTCTCCACCTTGGCGTCAGTCGCGGCGCGGGTGCCGTTCCAGGCCATGTTCAACGTCACCGGCCAACCGGCAGCGGTCGTGCCCTGGGGGCTGGACGACACCGGCATCCCGACCTCGATTCAGTTGGTGGGCAGGCCCTTTGACGAGGCGACCTTGCTGTCTCTGAGCGCACAGCTCGAAGCAGCCCGGCCCTGGGCTGATCGGCGGCCATCCATCGGCTAG
- a CDS encoding DNA-deoxyinosine glycosylase → MTEPQMPLRTGLPAIVGANPRVLILGSFPSEKSLDTGEYYANTRNQFWRLLGALFGFDAELPYPERIAAVTRAGVALWDVVCSCRRAGSMDANIDRKTLVLNDFNAFLTEHPTIERGFVNGLTAYTLFQQADIALPAARLPSSSGALTMSFTEKLAAWRVVG, encoded by the coding sequence ATGACCGAGCCACAGATGCCGCTTCGCACGGGACTGCCGGCGATTGTCGGCGCCAATCCACGGGTGCTGATCCTCGGTTCGTTTCCCAGCGAGAAGTCGTTGGACACCGGCGAGTACTACGCCAACACCCGCAACCAGTTCTGGCGGCTGCTCGGCGCGCTGTTCGGATTCGACGCGGAGCTGCCCTATCCCGAGCGCATCGCTGCTGTCACCAGAGCCGGGGTGGCGCTGTGGGACGTCGTGTGCAGCTGCCGACGGGCCGGCAGCATGGATGCGAACATCGATCGGAAGACGTTGGTGCTCAACGATTTCAACGCATTCCTGACTGAGCATCCGACGATCGAGCGGGGATTCGTCAACGGACTCACCGCGTACACGCTGTTTCAGCAAGCCGACATCGCGCTGCCCGCCGCTCGGCTCCCGTCGAGCAGCGGAGCATTGACCATGTCGTTCACCGAAAAACTCGCCGCATGGCGAGTAGTCGGCTGA
- a CDS encoding oxygenase MpaB family protein yields MTMTASPVEAGVAPWQPGRPHAALAADVRWWVGSPLSLGLFGRLALDQVAYRPVAAAVDHSGRFQENFTDRGIRSLAYTMLMLFGDESDRRLDTEGLKRLHSAVKGTGNGEFADTRFSALDPDLWKWVAVSGLNALYRGYLAICGRDLDSEEREVVYQTVRWMASYLELPSARAKLPETLADMLAYYDRVAEESLADNGFLQYADDSFDTLPVPALLPKLLRSIMSPLWSAVTPVVLRVPKVLGRRHAHPKMQELLAIRSTPLNRIEYALYLRASQLVWRYLPRALVLDPLAYNRYRYERLRSAYHSVQLDSFAA; encoded by the coding sequence ATGACCATGACTGCCTCGCCGGTTGAGGCCGGCGTTGCGCCGTGGCAGCCCGGCCGGCCTCACGCTGCGCTCGCCGCCGATGTCAGATGGTGGGTCGGCTCGCCGCTGAGTCTCGGTCTCTTCGGGCGCCTGGCGCTCGATCAGGTGGCGTACCGGCCTGTCGCCGCGGCCGTGGACCACTCCGGCCGGTTTCAGGAGAACTTCACCGATCGCGGCATCAGGTCGCTGGCCTACACCATGTTGATGCTCTTCGGCGACGAATCCGACCGGCGCCTCGACACCGAGGGGCTGAAGCGTCTGCACTCCGCGGTGAAAGGCACCGGCAACGGCGAGTTCGCCGACACGAGGTTCAGCGCGCTCGACCCTGACCTCTGGAAGTGGGTCGCGGTGAGCGGGCTGAATGCCCTGTACCGCGGCTATCTGGCGATATGCGGCCGTGATCTCGACTCCGAGGAGCGCGAAGTCGTGTACCAGACCGTGCGATGGATGGCGAGCTATCTCGAGTTGCCCAGCGCTCGGGCCAAGCTGCCGGAAACGCTTGCCGACATGCTGGCGTACTACGACCGGGTCGCCGAGGAGTCCTTGGCGGACAACGGATTCCTGCAGTACGCCGATGACAGCTTCGACACCCTGCCGGTCCCCGCGCTGCTCCCGAAGCTGCTGAGGTCGATCATGTCGCCGTTGTGGTCCGCGGTGACCCCCGTGGTGTTGCGGGTGCCCAAGGTGTTGGGGCGGCGCCATGCTCACCCGAAGATGCAAGAGCTGCTCGCCATTCGGTCGACACCCTTGAACCGTATTGAATATGCGCTGTACCTGAGGGCGTCGCAGCTGGTCTGGCGGTACCTGCCGCGAGCGCTCGTTCTTGATCCGCTGGCGTACAACCGGTACCGCTACGAACGGCTGCGGTCGGCCTACCACAGCGTCCAATTGGACAGCTTCGCCGCATAG
- a CDS encoding glycoside hydrolase family 16 protein: MPDIDRRSMMSMAGLGLLAATLPIAEARADTPGKLIFEDNFDGPAGSSPDTSKWEIATARESMKDPTYWELPEHVGQYRNDRKNLFLDGKSNLVIRAAKDGNTFYGGKIFGTFRAGIGHTFEARIKLNCLTPGCWPAWYLANSDPVVGGEVDIMEWYGNGHWAPGTTVHANLNGGEHVSQTIAPDSNWHTWRCQWDDAGIRFWLDYTDGAQPYFNVPAKSLPNWHFNDPGYTLFPIIDLAVAGSGGGDPGAGTYPADMLIDWVRIW, encoded by the coding sequence ATGCCAGACATTGATCGTCGCAGCATGATGTCGATGGCGGGGCTGGGCCTGTTGGCCGCCACGCTCCCGATCGCCGAGGCCCGGGCCGATACGCCCGGAAAGCTGATCTTCGAGGACAACTTCGACGGACCGGCCGGATCGTCGCCCGATACCTCGAAATGGGAGATCGCGACGGCCCGCGAATCGATGAAGGACCCGACGTACTGGGAGCTCCCCGAGCACGTCGGCCAGTACCGCAACGACCGCAAGAACCTTTTCCTGGATGGCAAGTCGAACCTGGTGATCCGTGCCGCGAAGGACGGAAACACGTTCTACGGCGGCAAGATTTTCGGCACCTTCCGCGCCGGCATCGGCCATACCTTCGAGGCTCGGATCAAGCTCAACTGTCTGACGCCGGGCTGCTGGCCGGCCTGGTATCTGGCCAACAGCGACCCGGTCGTCGGCGGCGAGGTCGACATCATGGAGTGGTACGGCAACGGGCACTGGGCCCCTGGTACCACTGTGCACGCCAACCTCAATGGCGGCGAACATGTTTCGCAGACCATCGCGCCGGACAGCAATTGGCACACGTGGCGTTGCCAGTGGGACGACGCCGGTATCCGGTTCTGGCTCGACTACACCGACGGCGCCCAGCCGTACTTCAACGTGCCGGCCAAGTCGTTGCCCAACTGGCACTTCAACGATCCTGGCTACACCCTGTTCCCGATCATCGACCTCGCGGTCGCAGGTTCTGGTGGTGGCGATCCTGGCGCCGGCACCTACCCGGCGGACATGTTGATCGACTGGGTGCGGATCTGGTAG
- a CDS encoding uracil-DNA glycosylase: MLPHPRTGVLFPSPVPAGSGWPGDPADADTPVARTAAQVRASARRCIEVAELDAQVSVCRGCPRLVTWREDVATRTVATRKAYAGEPYWGRPAPGLGVDRPRIWVLGLAPAAHGANRTGRVFTGDRSGDFLFAALHRAGLASSAESIDAADGLTLNDIRVVAAVRCAPPDNAPTPAERDTCEPWLRAEWRLTAQDVRVVVALGAFAWKAALALTGAGRPVPKFGHGALAALPDGRRLLGCYHPSQQNTFTGRLTPAMLDDVFTVAKGIASGEKELD, translated from the coding sequence GTGCTGCCGCATCCCCGAACCGGAGTGTTGTTCCCCTCCCCGGTGCCGGCCGGTTCGGGTTGGCCCGGGGACCCGGCCGACGCCGACACGCCCGTCGCCCGCACCGCGGCGCAGGTCCGGGCCAGTGCCCGCCGCTGCATCGAGGTGGCCGAGCTCGACGCCCAGGTATCCGTGTGCCGCGGGTGTCCGCGCCTGGTCACCTGGCGTGAGGACGTCGCGACGCGGACGGTGGCCACGCGCAAGGCGTACGCCGGCGAGCCGTACTGGGGCCGGCCGGCGCCGGGTCTCGGGGTGGACCGGCCGCGGATCTGGGTACTGGGACTGGCGCCGGCCGCGCACGGCGCCAACCGCACCGGTCGGGTGTTCACCGGTGACAGGTCGGGCGACTTCCTCTTCGCGGCCCTGCACCGCGCCGGCCTGGCCAGCAGTGCCGAGAGCATCGATGCCGCAGATGGGTTGACCCTCAACGATATTCGCGTGGTCGCCGCGGTCCGATGCGCGCCGCCCGACAACGCCCCGACGCCGGCCGAACGTGATACGTGCGAGCCGTGGCTGCGCGCGGAGTGGCGGCTGACGGCCCAGGACGTCCGGGTTGTCGTCGCGCTCGGCGCCTTCGCCTGGAAGGCCGCGCTGGCGCTGACCGGCGCGGGACGACCCGTTCCGAAGTTCGGCCACGGCGCGCTGGCCGCGCTTCCCGACGGGCGTCGTCTGCTGGGCTGCTACCACCCCAGCCAGCAGAACACGTTCACCGGCAGGCTCACCCCGGCCATGCTCGATGACGTGTTCACCGTGGCCAAGGGAATCGCGTCAGGCGAGAAAGAGTTGGATTAG
- a CDS encoding adenylate/guanylate cyclase domain-containing protein encodes MSEQAAEPADRAELTDWLLAEGFTEDQINESFAPVLLPARRALGDDGTRLSARQISAQRGMDLDRLQRILHAAGRPRSEDPDAALYLPVDGELIGYGQQCIRLGLPEDEVVAVVQVMADGLARTVEVMRVAALSAIVQPGTSELDSAKATTALVSRVAPLLGPMIQDMLRTQLLHAMSEEEVSASERIAGRPLPGAGQVSVAFADLVGFTTLGEQLPPEDLERLSQRLADLARDLAEPPVRFVKTIGDAVMLVSSEPVPLLNILLQLVAAADDDETLPRLKAGMATGPAVSRAGDWFGSPVNQASRVTGVARPGAVLLAESAREAVGEAPGFAWSFAGARRLKGIRDEVKLFRARRVQG; translated from the coding sequence GTGAGCGAACAAGCTGCCGAGCCTGCCGACCGCGCAGAGCTGACCGACTGGTTGCTGGCCGAGGGGTTTACCGAAGACCAGATCAACGAGTCGTTCGCACCGGTGTTGCTGCCCGCCCGGCGAGCGTTGGGTGATGACGGCACCCGGCTGTCGGCGCGGCAGATCAGCGCGCAGCGGGGCATGGATCTCGATCGCCTGCAACGAATTCTGCACGCTGCGGGCCGGCCCCGCTCCGAGGATCCTGATGCCGCGCTCTACCTGCCGGTCGACGGCGAGTTGATCGGATACGGGCAGCAGTGCATTCGGCTGGGCCTGCCCGAGGATGAGGTGGTGGCAGTGGTCCAGGTCATGGCTGACGGACTGGCCCGCACCGTCGAGGTCATGCGTGTTGCCGCGCTGTCCGCCATCGTGCAACCGGGAACCAGCGAACTGGACAGCGCCAAGGCGACTACGGCGCTCGTCAGTCGGGTCGCACCGCTGCTCGGCCCGATGATCCAGGACATGCTGCGCACTCAGCTGTTGCACGCGATGTCGGAGGAAGAGGTCAGCGCCAGCGAGCGGATTGCCGGCCGGCCACTGCCCGGAGCCGGGCAGGTATCCGTCGCGTTCGCCGATCTGGTGGGGTTCACCACCCTCGGTGAGCAGCTGCCGCCGGAAGATTTGGAGCGCCTGTCGCAGCGCCTGGCGGACTTGGCGCGCGATCTCGCCGAACCGCCGGTGCGATTCGTCAAGACCATCGGGGACGCCGTCATGCTGGTCAGCTCGGAGCCGGTGCCGCTGCTGAACATTCTGCTGCAATTGGTGGCGGCAGCTGACGACGACGAGACGCTGCCGCGGCTCAAAGCCGGAATGGCGACGGGGCCGGCAGTGAGCCGGGCGGGGGACTGGTTCGGCAGTCCCGTCAATCAGGCCAGCCGCGTGACGGGCGTGGCCCGGCCCGGCGCCGTCCTGCTGGCTGAATCAGCCCGCGAGGCGGTCGGTGAGGCGCCGGGTTTCGCCTGGTCATTCGCCGGTGCGCGGCGGCTGAAAGGTATCCGTGACGAGGTGAAATTGTTCCGGGCTCGGCGCGTCCAGGGCTAG
- a CDS encoding VOC family protein: MSVQPIPQGYTSLTPFLVIDGAAAAIDFYVEVFGAQLIEKMDGSDGTVAHAELDFGTGRLQLSDPNPDYELIAPPRSGPVTHSVVLYCPDVDAVVDRAERAGATIREAAQTFVTGDRFASIVDPFGQRWAVMTRVEEVDAAERDRRLSEWAATNV, translated from the coding sequence GTGAGTGTGCAACCAATTCCCCAGGGCTACACCAGCCTCACTCCATTCCTGGTGATCGACGGGGCCGCAGCCGCCATCGACTTCTACGTCGAGGTGTTCGGTGCTCAGCTGATCGAGAAGATGGACGGGAGTGACGGCACCGTGGCACACGCCGAACTGGACTTCGGTACCGGCCGGCTGCAACTGTCCGATCCCAATCCCGACTACGAGCTGATCGCGCCGCCACGCAGCGGCCCGGTGACGCATTCTGTGGTGCTGTACTGCCCCGACGTCGACGCGGTGGTCGACCGGGCCGAGCGCGCCGGAGCGACAATCCGGGAAGCCGCACAGACTTTCGTCACCGGTGACCGGTTCGCATCGATCGTCGATCCGTTCGGTCAGCGCTGGGCCGTGATGACGCGGGTCGAAGAGGTCGACGCCGCCGAGCGCGACCGCCGGTTGTCGGAGTGGGCGGCCACCAACGTCTGA
- a CDS encoding nitroreductase family deazaflavin-dependent oxidoreductase, translated as MSMPLWEKYLGLPLLKLHDRIYQKTEGRIGHQIPGVPPSLLLHTVGAKTGLARTTSLTYAKDGDAYLVVASKGGEPTAPGWYFNLKAKPEIEINVGPKRFPVTARVVGRDDPDYPRMWQVVNKNNANRYAGYQKRTTRPIPVVALTPR; from the coding sequence ATGAGTATGCCCCTGTGGGAGAAATATCTCGGCCTCCCGTTGCTGAAGCTGCACGACCGCATCTACCAGAAGACGGAAGGCCGCATCGGACATCAGATTCCCGGTGTCCCGCCCAGCCTGCTGCTGCATACCGTCGGCGCCAAGACCGGCCTGGCGCGCACCACGTCGCTGACCTACGCGAAGGACGGCGACGCCTATCTGGTGGTCGCATCCAAGGGCGGCGAGCCGACGGCACCCGGCTGGTACTTCAATTTGAAGGCCAAGCCCGAGATCGAAATCAACGTCGGCCCAAAGCGATTCCCGGTCACCGCCCGTGTGGTCGGCAGGGACGACCCGGACTACCCGCGGATGTGGCAGGTCGTGAACAAGAACAACGCCAACCGGTACGCGGGCTATCAGAAGCGCACGACCCGGCCCATCCCGGTGGTCGCACTGACACCGCGTTAG
- a CDS encoding HIT family protein, whose translation MACVFCDIIAGTAPAVRVYEDDDYVAFLDIRPFSRGHTLVVPKRHYENLVDTPPDVVAGMAKLGQRIAQASRESGLHADGNNIAINDGKAAFQTVFHIHLHVVPRKTGDKLAFAKGMLLRRDPDRETSGKILLEAVARLSDPQADLST comes from the coding sequence ATGGCCTGTGTGTTCTGCGACATCATCGCCGGGACGGCGCCCGCCGTGCGCGTCTACGAGGACGACGACTATGTGGCGTTCCTCGACATCCGCCCGTTCTCCCGTGGCCATACCCTCGTGGTCCCGAAACGGCACTACGAGAACCTGGTCGACACCCCGCCGGACGTGGTGGCCGGTATGGCCAAGCTCGGCCAGCGCATCGCGCAGGCGTCGCGGGAGTCCGGCCTGCATGCCGACGGCAACAACATCGCGATCAATGACGGCAAAGCCGCGTTTCAGACGGTATTTCACATCCATCTGCACGTCGTCCCGCGCAAGACCGGCGACAAGCTGGCGTTCGCCAAGGGCATGCTGTTACGCCGCGATCCGGACCGAGAAACCAGTGGAAAGATCCTACTGGAGGCGGTGGCGCGGCTCTCTGATCCGCAGGCAGACTTGAGCACATGA
- a CDS encoding esterase family protein, producing the protein MSRITTNLPGVTKFLGAALAALTVAGVISATPAGAFSRPGLPIEYLNVPSAAMGRNVKVEFQGGGPHALYLLDGLRAQDDTNGWDINTPAFEWYNGSGLSVVMPVGGMSSFYTDWYQPAVGNGTTQTYKWETFLTSELPAWLAANKHISTGGNAVVGLSMSGSTALIYAADHSNIFRYAGSLSGFLNLSDPFWPPLVGLAMNDAGGFNPGAMWGPPSDPAWARNDPTVNVGKIVASGARLWVYCGTGTPDDLAGATSGAPQQFLENFTLASNTKFQAAYVAAGGHNATFNFPPTGTHTWAYWGQQLLQMKPDIQATLGAR; encoded by the coding sequence ATGTCACGCATCACTACGAACCTGCCGGGAGTTACGAAGTTTCTGGGTGCGGCCCTGGCCGCACTGACTGTCGCCGGTGTCATTTCTGCGACGCCGGCCGGCGCATTCTCCCGACCGGGACTCCCCATCGAATACCTGAACGTGCCGTCCGCGGCCATGGGCCGCAACGTCAAAGTCGAATTCCAGGGTGGCGGTCCGCACGCCCTGTACCTGTTGGACGGTCTGCGCGCCCAGGATGACACCAACGGCTGGGACATCAACACCCCGGCCTTCGAGTGGTACAACGGATCGGGCCTGTCGGTGGTCATGCCGGTCGGCGGCATGTCGAGCTTCTATACAGACTGGTACCAGCCGGCCGTCGGCAACGGCACCACTCAGACTTATAAGTGGGAAACCTTCCTGACCAGCGAATTGCCGGCCTGGTTGGCGGCCAACAAGCACATCTCAACCGGCGGTAATGCGGTCGTCGGGCTTTCGATGAGCGGCTCGACCGCACTGATCTATGCCGCCGACCACTCGAACATATTCCGGTACGCCGGCTCGCTGTCGGGATTCCTCAACCTGTCCGACCCCTTCTGGCCACCGCTGGTCGGGCTGGCGATGAACGATGCCGGTGGCTTCAATCCCGGCGCGATGTGGGGTCCGCCGAGTGACCCGGCATGGGCCCGCAACGATCCGACGGTCAACGTCGGCAAGATCGTCGCCTCCGGCGCCCGGCTGTGGGTGTATTGCGGCACGGGCACACCCGACGACTTGGCAGGTGCCACCAGTGGTGCGCCGCAACAGTTCCTGGAGAACTTCACGCTGGCGTCCAACACCAAGTTCCAGGCCGCGTACGTCGCCGCCGGCGGGCACAACGCCACCTTCAATTTCCCACCGACCGGCACCCACACCTGGGCCTACTGGGGTCAGCAACTCCTGCAGATGAAGCCGGACATCCAGGCCACGCTCGGCGCGCGCTAG
- a CDS encoding AraC family transcriptional regulator has product MAAWKNPTTAPRLGVVGRANTGSVFDLHQWQPSAAAAVWVEYLWSVMWDLRDAEPFDSTVITFPAVHLTHEWGTDVVRHGHPLPATLVHGVVERVFVTTLSSSGSVVGARFRPGGFAARFGRDAGALTGRVLPADDELFGTPVSFADDIEQAAAVLDDVIGDHTDADTTYRDLLTLLDRVGNDPQLHRVEQVMALSPWSERTTQRLFRRYVGVPVKWVLCRYRLQHAALQIETVPDLDFADLAVRLGWYDQAHFINDFRSMLGCTPGEYATKHRRR; this is encoded by the coding sequence GTGGCGGCTTGGAAAAACCCGACAACAGCTCCGCGGCTGGGTGTGGTCGGCCGTGCGAACACGGGCTCGGTGTTCGACCTGCATCAGTGGCAGCCGTCCGCCGCGGCAGCCGTCTGGGTCGAGTATCTCTGGTCGGTCATGTGGGACTTACGCGACGCAGAGCCGTTCGACAGCACCGTCATCACGTTTCCCGCGGTGCACCTGACCCACGAGTGGGGCACCGATGTTGTTCGGCACGGTCACCCGCTGCCGGCGACGCTCGTGCACGGTGTGGTCGAGCGGGTGTTCGTCACCACGCTGTCGTCGTCGGGCTCGGTGGTGGGAGCGCGCTTTCGGCCCGGTGGTTTCGCGGCCCGGTTCGGCCGGGACGCCGGCGCGCTGACGGGCCGCGTCCTACCTGCTGACGACGAATTGTTTGGCACACCAGTCTCTTTTGCCGACGACATCGAACAGGCGGCCGCTGTTCTCGACGACGTGATCGGCGACCACACCGACGCGGACACCACCTACCGCGACCTGCTGACGCTGCTCGACCGGGTCGGCAACGATCCACAGCTGCACCGCGTCGAACAGGTGATGGCGCTGTCTCCCTGGAGCGAGCGCACCACCCAGCGACTGTTCCGCCGCTACGTCGGCGTGCCGGTGAAATGGGTGCTGTGCCGCTACCGCCTGCAGCATGCGGCGCTGCAGATCGAGACGGTCCCCGATCTCGACTTCGCCGATCTGGCAGTGCGTTTGGGCTGGTACGACCAGGCGCATTTCATCAACGATTTCCGCTCCATGCTCGGCTGCACGCCGGGCGAGTACGCCACAAAACATCGCCGGCGATAG
- a CDS encoding TetR/AcrR family transcriptional regulator: MSEARHYGGLSGADRIAERRRRFVAAGLDLMGTKGIAATTLRGVAERAGLAARYFAESFPTIEDLHLAVFDSIMAEVEERGLAAIADTEGSPRARARAALSALADVALTDQRKGRIVLIEAVSSTALGPRRLAEAQRFAGIVAGLSGSETNPQPLDVRLAAQFVIGGVAETLTAVLVGAITIDREHLIDMLNNLLFASLRAVRTTAGAVRTG, encoded by the coding sequence GTGAGTGAGGCAAGGCACTACGGCGGACTGAGCGGAGCCGACCGCATCGCCGAGCGGCGGCGGCGGTTCGTCGCCGCCGGCCTGGACCTCATGGGTACCAAGGGCATCGCCGCGACAACCTTGCGCGGCGTCGCCGAGCGGGCCGGGCTCGCTGCGCGGTACTTCGCCGAGTCGTTTCCGACCATCGAGGACCTGCACCTGGCGGTGTTCGACAGCATCATGGCCGAGGTCGAAGAGCGTGGGCTCGCCGCGATCGCCGACACCGAAGGCAGCCCCCGGGCGCGGGCACGCGCGGCGCTCAGCGCGCTCGCCGACGTCGCGCTGACAGATCAACGCAAGGGCCGCATCGTCCTGATCGAGGCGGTTTCCTCAACGGCCCTCGGACCGCGCCGCCTCGCCGAGGCTCAGCGGTTCGCCGGCATCGTCGCCGGGCTGAGCGGTTCCGAGACCAACCCACAGCCGCTGGATGTGCGGTTGGCCGCACAGTTTGTCATCGGCGGAGTGGCCGAGACGCTGACCGCCGTCCTCGTCGGGGCGATCACCATCGACCGCGAACACCTCATCGACATGCTGAACAACCTGTTGTTTGCTTCACTGCGCGCAGTCCGCACGACTGCCGGCGCGGTCAGAACGGGATGA